A single region of the Ziziphus jujuba cultivar Dongzao chromosome 10, ASM3175591v1 genome encodes:
- the LOC125420800 gene encoding rapid alkalinization factor: MAKLYSAAFLVICALIMVVASSSSSVVGASGGHIQDLGWMPTRSSCKGSIAECLAAGEEFEFDSEINRRILATGNYISYGALQRNTVPCSRRGASYYNCQPGAQANPYNRGCSAITRCRS, from the coding sequence ATGGCTAAGTTATACTCCGCAGCATTCCTCGTGATCTGTGCCTTAATCATGGTGGTGGCAAGCTCATCATCATCGGTCGTCGGGGCAAGTGGGGGCCACATTCAGGACCTGGGATGGATGCCCACCAGATCTTCCTGTAAGGGTTCCATAGCAGAGTGCTTAGCTGCAGGGGAGGAGTTTGAGTTTGACTCGGAGATCAACCGGCGTATTTTAGCCACCGGTAATTACATCAGCTACGGTGCGCTTCAAAGGAACACTGTTCCTTGCTCTCGCCGTGGTGCTTCTTACTACAATTGTCAGCCCGGAGCTCAGGCCAATCCCTACAACCGTGGTTGCAGTGCTATCACAAGGTGCAggagttga